A genome region from Nocardia sp. NBC_00565 includes the following:
- a CDS encoding DUF5685 family protein codes for MAAEWPGNGAELFGMLRPCSHGAEKYGIDAAEWRSHMCGLCLGLRDGHGQLARTATNTDAIVLSVLTEAQLSGPMARTTAGPCALRGMRRAEVATADSPGVLLAATASLLLGSAKIRDHIDDGDSSTLTKRPMTKVSSRWADRARAQAKLIGLDVEPLVAAINSQAHLEARAMSGVFGPGGTKLGARPRPSGTNTASLDELTAPTQICASELFAHTAVLANRPGNIAALGEAGKHFGRIAHLADAVEDYDEDRTRGRFNPLAATGTTMPEAYDLLRQSDSQLRKAVAEAQLDQVPTIRWMLLDPLHALVRRVGRGIGATAHACNVSRDTATAQYPGPPPDFERRPPVRRPGVGEALALVFGVYCTGYACCADHTSPCDGQRKDAWIKNCDCGDCCDCGDCGCDCGDCCCDCGCDC; via the coding sequence GTGGCTGCCGAGTGGCCGGGGAATGGGGCGGAATTGTTCGGGATGCTGCGGCCGTGTTCGCATGGGGCCGAGAAGTATGGGATCGATGCGGCCGAGTGGCGCAGCCACATGTGCGGGCTGTGTTTGGGGTTGCGCGACGGGCACGGCCAGCTGGCGCGCACGGCTACCAATACCGATGCGATTGTGTTGAGTGTGCTGACCGAGGCGCAGCTGTCCGGTCCGATGGCGCGGACCACCGCCGGGCCGTGTGCGTTGCGTGGCATGCGCCGCGCGGAGGTGGCGACCGCGGATTCGCCCGGTGTGCTGCTGGCCGCCACGGCGTCACTGTTGCTGGGATCGGCCAAGATTCGTGATCACATCGACGATGGCGACAGCTCGACGCTCACCAAGCGTCCGATGACGAAGGTGTCGAGCCGCTGGGCGGATCGAGCGCGGGCGCAGGCGAAGTTGATCGGCCTCGACGTGGAACCGCTTGTCGCCGCGATCAACTCGCAAGCTCACCTCGAGGCTCGGGCCATGTCCGGTGTGTTCGGACCGGGCGGAACGAAGTTGGGCGCAAGGCCCCGACCCAGTGGGACCAACACCGCATCTCTCGACGAGCTGACCGCGCCCACTCAGATCTGCGCATCGGAACTTTTCGCGCACACGGCGGTTTTGGCCAACCGTCCCGGGAACATCGCCGCATTGGGTGAGGCGGGAAAGCATTTCGGCCGAATCGCCCACCTCGCCGACGCCGTCGAGGATTACGACGAAGACCGCACCCGCGGCCGCTTCAACCCACTCGCGGCCACCGGAACCACCATGCCGGAGGCCTACGACTTACTGCGCCAATCCGATTCGCAGCTGCGCAAGGCGGTCGCCGAGGCCCAACTGGACCAAGTCCCCACCATCCGCTGGATGCTGCTCGACCCGCTGCACGCCCTGGTGCGCCGAGTCGGCCGCGGCATCGGCGCAACCGCCCACGCCTGCAACGTTTCCCGCGACACCGCCACCGCGCAGTACCCGGGCCCGCCGCCCGACTTCGAAAGACGCCCACCGGTCCGCCGCCCCGGCGTCGGCGAGGCTCTCGCCTTGGTCTTCGGCGTCTACTGCACCGGCTACGCCTGCTGCGCCGACCACACCAGCCCGTGCGACGGCCAACGCAAGGACGCCTGGATCAAGAACTGCGACTGCGGCGATTGCTGCGATTGCGGTGACTGCGGCTGTGACTGCGGCGACTGCTGCTGCGATTGCGGCTGCGACTGCTGA
- a CDS encoding MaoC/PaaZ C-terminal domain-containing protein, whose protein sequence is MTETITLTAPPKNSSLFVKAALGAVPLISARKSTLPDRVVRLDRLHVDPDHLAAYCRATGLRFGDSLPLTYPFILSFPLAMQLVVARDFPFVAVGAVHAQNLIERTREISVSEPLDFQTHTENLREHPKGLLVDAVTEVNVGRELVWRQVTTFLHQQRTSLSGGPKEEKPQEVPPPPMRTIRVDQKTITRYAAASGDHNPIHTSALGARAFGFPKTIAHGMWSAANILSNIEGRIPGEATYAVKFGKPILLPSTVNVYADRVDSGWDLALRNPKKGYPYFTATLR, encoded by the coding sequence ATGACGGAGACGATCACGCTCACCGCACCGCCCAAGAACAGCAGCCTTTTCGTCAAGGCCGCGCTCGGCGCGGTTCCGCTGATCTCGGCGCGCAAATCGACACTGCCGGACCGAGTTGTCCGGCTCGACAGACTGCACGTGGATCCGGATCACCTTGCCGCCTATTGCCGGGCGACCGGACTGCGGTTCGGCGATTCGCTGCCGCTGACCTACCCGTTCATCCTCAGCTTCCCGCTGGCGATGCAACTCGTTGTCGCACGCGACTTTCCGTTCGTCGCGGTCGGTGCGGTGCACGCGCAGAACCTGATCGAGCGCACCCGCGAGATCTCGGTGAGCGAGCCGCTGGACTTCCAGACGCATACCGAGAATCTGCGTGAGCACCCGAAGGGGCTGCTGGTCGATGCGGTCACCGAGGTGAACGTCGGGCGGGAACTGGTGTGGCGTCAGGTCACCACTTTCCTGCACCAGCAGCGCACCTCGCTGTCGGGCGGACCGAAAGAGGAGAAGCCGCAAGAGGTTCCGCCGCCGCCGATGCGGACCATTCGGGTCGATCAGAAGACGATCACCCGATACGCGGCCGCCTCCGGTGACCACAACCCGATCCACACTTCGGCATTGGGCGCCAGGGCATTCGGCTTCCCGAAGACCATCGCGCACGGCATGTGGTCGGCCGCGAACATCCTGTCCAATATCGAGGGACGGATCCCCGGCGAAGCGACCTACGCGGTCAAATTCGGCAAGCCGATCCTGCTCCCGTCCACGGTGAACGTATACGCGGACCGGGTCGACAGCGGATGGGATCTGGCATTGCGGAACCCGAAGAAGGGCTATCCGTACTTCACCGCCACCCTGCGCTGA
- a CDS encoding 3-oxoacyl-ACP reductase, with the protein MAANKSKGAPNLYGSFVHSAPGQFLASKLGLPQPQNLRRYVAGEPSLPGPVLLGGKGRVAEPVRTLLSDYTFADAPASGQKYGALVFDATGIGSVEDLSQLFEFFQPAMRSIAASGRVVIVGTTPELTTTVDEQIAQRALEGFTRSVAKELLRGATAQLVYLSPAASATASGLESTLRFLLSAKSAFVDGQVIRVGKADAAAPASWDKPLEGKVAVVTGAARGIGATIAEVFARDGATVIVADIPAAGEALSATANKVGGTALALDVTAADAAEKLAEFATERFGGIDIVVHNAGITRDKLLANMDEGRWNSVLNVNLAAPHRITEGLVARGALKEGGRVIDVSSIAGIAGNRGQTNYGASKAGVIGMVNAEAPKLAEKGITINAVAPGFIETAMTAAIPLATREAGRLMSSLLQGGQTIDVAETIAYFASPASNAVSGNVVRVCGQSLIGA; encoded by the coding sequence GTGGCAGCGAACAAGAGCAAGGGTGCTCCCAACCTCTACGGATCGTTCGTACACTCCGCCCCCGGCCAGTTCCTGGCGAGCAAGCTCGGCCTGCCGCAGCCGCAGAACCTGCGCCGCTATGTCGCGGGCGAGCCGTCGCTGCCCGGTCCGGTACTGCTCGGCGGTAAGGGCCGGGTCGCCGAACCCGTGCGAACCCTGCTGTCGGACTACACCTTCGCCGACGCGCCCGCCTCGGGTCAGAAGTACGGCGCGCTGGTGTTCGACGCGACCGGCATCGGTTCGGTCGAGGATCTGTCGCAGCTGTTCGAGTTCTTCCAGCCCGCCATGCGCAGCATCGCCGCATCCGGTCGCGTCGTCATCGTCGGCACCACCCCCGAACTGACCACGACCGTGGACGAGCAGATCGCCCAGCGCGCGCTGGAGGGCTTCACCCGCAGCGTCGCCAAGGAGCTGCTGCGCGGCGCGACCGCTCAGCTGGTGTACCTCTCGCCCGCGGCGTCGGCGACCGCGTCCGGTCTGGAATCCACACTGCGCTTCCTGCTTTCGGCCAAGTCGGCGTTCGTCGACGGCCAGGTCATCCGGGTCGGCAAGGCCGATGCCGCGGCCCCCGCCAGCTGGGACAAGCCGCTCGAGGGCAAGGTCGCCGTGGTCACCGGTGCGGCGCGCGGTATCGGCGCGACCATCGCCGAGGTGTTCGCCCGCGACGGCGCTACGGTGATCGTCGCGGATATCCCGGCCGCCGGTGAGGCGTTGTCGGCGACGGCCAACAAGGTCGGCGGTACCGCGCTCGCGCTCGACGTGACCGCCGCGGATGCCGCGGAGAAGCTGGCCGAATTCGCGACCGAGCGTTTCGGCGGCATCGATATCGTCGTGCACAACGCCGGTATCACCCGCGACAAGTTGCTCGCGAATATGGACGAGGGCCGCTGGAACTCGGTGCTGAACGTGAATCTGGCTGCGCCGCACCGGATTACCGAAGGCCTGGTGGCGCGTGGCGCGCTCAAGGAGGGTGGCCGCGTGATCGACGTGTCCTCCATCGCAGGCATCGCGGGCAACCGCGGCCAGACCAACTACGGCGCGTCCAAGGCCGGTGTCATCGGCATGGTCAATGCCGAGGCGCCGAAGCTGGCCGAGAAGGGCATCACCATCAATGCCGTCGCACCGGGCTTCATCGAGACCGCGATGACCGCCGCCATCCCGCTGGCTACCCGCGAGGCCGGTCGGCTGATGAGCTCGCTGCTGCAGGGCGGGCAGACCATCGACGTCGCCGAGACCATCGCCTACTTCGCCAGCCCGGCGTCGAATGCGGTGAGCGGCAATGTGGTTCGGGTCTGCGGGCAGAGCCTGATCGGAGCATGA
- a CDS encoding acetyl-CoA C-acetyltransferase, with amino-acid sequence MTTKARSAKSTAKKAPRPVAIVGGNRIPFARSDKAYAHASNQDMFTAALDGLVSRFGLQGERLGMVVGGAVLKRVGEHGMIRESVLGSKLSPYTPAHDLQLACGTGLQAIVTVGDAIAAGRIEAGVGGGTDTTSDAPIGVSEGMREWMLDVNRAKTNKDRLKLVGQLRPGMLGIEIPRNAEPRTGLSMGEHAAITAKEFAIARAAQDELAYLSHKNMAAAYDRGFFDDLITPFLGLTRDDNLRPGSTVEKLATLKPVFGVKAGDATMTAGNSTPLTDGASAVLLSSEEWAAERNLPVLANLIDSEVAAVDYIHGPDGLLMAPTYAVPRMLARNGLTLQDFDYYEIHEAFASVVLATLQAWESDAYCKERLGLDGALGSIDRSKLNVNGSSLAAGHPFAATGGRIVASTAKMLAEKGSGRALISICAAGGQGVVAILER; translated from the coding sequence GTGACAACCAAAGCCCGTTCAGCGAAGAGCACGGCGAAAAAGGCCCCGCGCCCAGTCGCGATCGTGGGCGGCAACCGGATTCCGTTCGCCCGCTCCGATAAGGCCTACGCCCACGCCTCCAACCAGGACATGTTCACCGCCGCGCTGGACGGTCTGGTCAGCCGGTTCGGTCTGCAGGGCGAACGTCTGGGCATGGTCGTCGGCGGCGCGGTGCTCAAGCGCGTCGGCGAGCACGGGATGATCCGCGAGAGCGTGCTCGGCAGCAAGCTCAGTCCCTACACCCCGGCCCACGATCTGCAGCTCGCCTGCGGCACCGGCCTGCAGGCCATTGTGACCGTGGGTGACGCGATCGCCGCGGGTCGCATCGAGGCCGGTGTCGGCGGTGGCACCGACACCACTTCCGACGCGCCGATCGGCGTGAGCGAAGGTATGCGCGAGTGGATGCTGGACGTGAACCGCGCCAAGACCAACAAGGACCGCCTCAAGCTGGTCGGCCAGCTGCGTCCGGGCATGCTCGGCATCGAGATTCCGCGCAATGCCGAACCGCGCACCGGGCTGTCCATGGGTGAGCACGCCGCCATCACCGCCAAGGAATTCGCCATCGCGCGTGCGGCCCAGGACGAACTGGCCTACCTGTCGCACAAGAATATGGCCGCCGCCTACGACCGCGGCTTCTTCGACGACCTGATCACCCCGTTCCTCGGCCTGACCCGCGACGACAACCTGCGTCCCGGCTCGACCGTCGAGAAGCTGGCCACCCTTAAGCCGGTCTTCGGCGTCAAAGCGGGCGACGCCACCATGACCGCCGGTAACTCCACCCCGCTGACCGACGGCGCTTCCGCGGTGCTGCTGTCCAGCGAGGAATGGGCCGCCGAGCGCAACCTGCCGGTGCTGGCCAACCTGATCGACTCCGAGGTCGCCGCGGTCGATTACATCCACGGCCCCGACGGCCTGCTGATGGCGCCGACCTACGCGGTGCCGCGCATGCTGGCCCGAAATGGCCTGACGCTGCAGGACTTCGACTACTACGAAATCCACGAGGCCTTCGCCTCCGTGGTGCTCGCGACGCTGCAGGCGTGGGAGTCCGATGCCTACTGCAAGGAGCGCCTCGGCCTGGACGGCGCGCTCGGCTCGATCGATCGCAGCAAGCTGAACGTCAACGGTTCCTCGCTCGCCGCGGGCCACCCGTTCGCCGCGACCGGCGGCCGCATCGTCGCCTCCACCGCGAAGATGCTGGCGGAGAAGGGATCCGGCCGCGCGCTGATCTCCATCTGCGCCGCGGGCGGTCAGGGCGTCGTCGCGATCCTGGAGCGCTGA
- the prcB gene encoding proteasome subunit beta — protein MEYATSSFSENLRRYAPELLPGNHFGNVEVSGRDIAPHGTTIVAVAYRGGVLLAGDRRGTMGNLLASRDMEKVFITDTYSAAGFAGTVGMAIEMIRLFAVELEHYEKIEGVGLTFEGKANKLSKMVRDNLPAALQDMAVVPVLVGYDLSATDPEKVGRIFSYDVVGGRSEERFGYTAVGSGSLFAKSSLKKTYSRGIDEDQALRITVESLFDASEDDTATGGPDLTRGIYPTVVVINPEGAVEVPADRLAEITRGLVTDRAASARD, from the coding sequence GTGGAGTACGCGACATCTTCCTTCTCCGAGAACCTGCGCCGATACGCACCGGAACTCCTTCCGGGCAATCATTTCGGCAATGTCGAGGTCAGCGGGCGCGACATCGCGCCGCACGGCACCACGATCGTCGCCGTCGCCTACCGTGGCGGTGTGCTGCTCGCCGGTGATCGGCGCGGCACCATGGGAAACCTGCTGGCCAGCCGTGATATGGAGAAGGTGTTCATCACCGATACCTATTCTGCGGCGGGTTTCGCGGGCACGGTGGGCATGGCCATCGAGATGATCCGGTTGTTCGCGGTCGAGCTCGAACACTACGAGAAGATCGAGGGCGTCGGGCTGACATTCGAGGGCAAGGCGAACAAGCTCTCCAAGATGGTGCGCGACAATCTGCCTGCGGCGCTGCAGGATATGGCGGTGGTCCCGGTCCTGGTCGGCTATGACCTGAGCGCCACCGATCCGGAGAAGGTCGGGCGGATCTTCTCCTACGATGTCGTCGGCGGACGCAGTGAGGAGCGATTCGGCTACACCGCGGTCGGCTCCGGATCGCTGTTCGCGAAATCCTCGCTGAAGAAGACCTACAGCCGCGGCATCGACGAGGACCAGGCGCTGCGGATCACCGTCGAATCGCTGTTCGACGCGTCCGAGGACGACACCGCCACCGGCGGTCCGGATCTCACCCGTGGTATCTACCCGACGGTGGTCGTCATCAATCCCGAAGGCGCGGTGGAGGTTCCGGCGGATCGGCTCGCGGAGATCACCCGCGGACTGGTCACCGACCGTGCCGCATCGGCGCGCGATTGA
- the gnd gene encoding phosphogluconate dehydrogenase (NAD(+)-dependent, decarboxylating) encodes MQLGMIGLGRMGGNIVRRIVKDGHTAVGYERRPKTIDVLAEELGSDSFQGSTELRDFVSRLETPRVVWVMIPAAVTGQVIDQVAELLEPGDIIIDGGNSRYHDDIARAAELRPKGIHYVDIGTSGGVYGLARGFCLMIGGEAEPVAHLDPLLKSIAPGVAAAERTPGRTGEPSPAEQGYLHCGPAGAGHFVKMVHNGIEYGAMAAYAEGLNILHRANIGANRNVVASAEETPLEHPEWYQYDIDVPEVTEVWRRGSVVASWLLDLTAIELYADPNLDSFDGRVSDSGEGRWTLDAAIDTGVPAPVLSSALFARFSSRGEALYADKMLSAMRKAFGGHNELPSK; translated from the coding sequence ATGCAGCTGGGAATGATCGGCCTGGGACGCATGGGCGGCAATATCGTGCGCCGCATCGTCAAGGACGGGCACACCGCCGTCGGCTACGAACGCAGACCCAAGACCATCGACGTACTCGCCGAGGAGCTGGGCAGCGACAGTTTCCAGGGCTCAACCGAGCTCCGGGACTTCGTGTCCCGGCTGGAGACCCCGCGGGTGGTCTGGGTGATGATCCCGGCCGCGGTGACCGGTCAGGTGATCGACCAGGTGGCCGAGCTGCTCGAGCCCGGCGACATCATCATCGACGGCGGCAACAGCCGCTACCACGATGACATCGCCCGCGCCGCCGAGCTGCGGCCGAAGGGCATTCACTACGTGGATATCGGCACGTCAGGAGGTGTTTACGGCCTCGCACGTGGCTTCTGCCTGATGATCGGCGGCGAGGCCGAACCGGTGGCGCATCTGGATCCGCTGCTGAAGTCCATCGCGCCCGGCGTCGCGGCGGCCGAGCGAACCCCGGGCCGCACCGGCGAGCCCTCCCCTGCCGAACAGGGCTATCTGCACTGCGGCCCGGCCGGTGCGGGTCATTTCGTGAAGATGGTGCACAACGGCATCGAGTACGGCGCGATGGCGGCCTACGCCGAGGGTCTGAACATCCTGCACAGGGCGAATATCGGCGCGAATCGCAATGTCGTGGCCTCCGCCGAGGAGACCCCGCTCGAACATCCGGAGTGGTACCAGTACGACATCGATGTGCCCGAGGTGACCGAGGTGTGGCGGCGCGGTTCCGTGGTCGCCTCATGGTTGCTGGATCTGACGGCGATCGAGCTCTACGCCGATCCGAACTTGGATTCGTTCGACGGGCGGGTTTCGGATTCCGGCGAGGGTCGCTGGACGCTGGACGCCGCGATAGATACCGGCGTGCCCGCGCCTGTGCTGTCCTCGGCGCTGTTCGCACGGTTCTCCTCGCGCGGTGAGGCGCTGTACGCGGACAAGATGCTCTCGGCCATGCGCAAGGCCTTCGGCGGCCACAACGAGCTGCCGTCGAAGTAG